One genomic segment of Coffea arabica cultivar ET-39 chromosome 6e, Coffea Arabica ET-39 HiFi, whole genome shotgun sequence includes these proteins:
- the LOC140009871 gene encoding uncharacterized protein — translation MDWAPSMSGNFLLASAYQIARGGGSSSWLYSRLWLQGVPLKIWFFMLRLIETIDHIFCTGEVVRSIWGYFEEVIGGFGSSSMIRHKVVSWWLQPAQNPYLQYLFRLLPSLICWNLWKMRNKFVFEGQRLPVPHLCLFGMVAGLRKEYTTLVVHWNRPVPLVVKLNSDGCKRGNPGESGDGGMLRCSEGRLAISRRYVNLHIESDSLGLVQIIQGIVQCPWRLRRDLQDLLEDRRCFREVSHCFSEANKPADRLANIGVDSGSSCLAYAHEFQSIFEIEIVRGVIFA, via the exons ATGGATTGGGCTCCAAGCATGTCCGGTAATTTCTTATTAGCATCAGCCTATCAGATTGCTCGAGGAGGTGGCAGCAGCTCCTGGCTCTACTCGAGGCTCTGGCTTCAGGGAGTGCCGCTCAAGATTTGGTTCTTCATGTTAAGATTGATAG AGACTATTGATCACATCTTCTGCACTGGGGAGGTGGTAAGGAGCATTTGGGGGTACTTCGAAGAGGTGATTGGTGGGTTTGGATCATCTTCTATGATACGACATAAGGTGGTTAGCTGGTGGCTGCAGCCAGCTCAGAATCCATATCTCCAGTACCTTTTCCGTCTCCTGCCATCTTTAATCTGTTGGAATCTATGGAAGATGCGGAACAAATTTGTGTTCGAAGGGCAACGGTTGCCGGTGCCACAC CTGTGCTTGTTTGGTATGGTGGCTGGACTGAGAAAAGAGTACACAACCTTGGTGGTTCACTGGAACCGTCCAGTGCCTCTTGTGGTCAAGCTGAACTCGGATGGTTGCAAAAGGGGTAACCCAGGAGAGAGTGGTGATGGGGGCATGCTCCGGTGCTCGGAGGGAAG GTTGGCTATCTCTCGTAGGTACGTGAATTTGCACATAGAGTCTGACTCTTTGGGGCTGGTTCAGATCATTCAGGGGATAGTACAGTGTCCATGGAGATTGCGAAGGGATCTACAGGATTTGCTGGAGGATAGAAGATGCTTTCGAGAGGTGTCTCATTGCTTTAGTGAAGCGAATAAGCCTGCCGATCGTCTTGCAAACATTGGTGTGGACTCGGGTAGTAGCT GTCTTGCATATGCTCATGAATTTCAGAGTATCTTTGAAATTGAAATAGTGAGAGGAGTTATCTTCGCTTGA